In a single window of the Solea solea chromosome 14, fSolSol10.1, whole genome shotgun sequence genome:
- the si:rp71-46j2.7 gene encoding uncharacterized protein si:rp71-46j2.7 yields the protein MYLWRFSIALSLGLVWYLSDCGRSVTQYVLCFVFCFVMPCLLGNSMLESSTQTDEETKENPHQEIAEEDLTDGESREQAEPLESQYPHVKRSLRQVFECVYAQLVLPWYSAPEPLEHQPLHQALGTEFDSIIDRLVEQAKDFDICQAVVGSIHILTQHLHDAKQSSRYLVLFEDAAEEAAVLREFSDALVRNLFPKSLWSHGINRCALNEIVALKGFGLLVEWLSDPDNLNQLILSQLDNTMPKGSVDDLCGSDPEQSSLTSEESKEDGEDGDENSEKAEVSAGSSIKAKRKANKLKQGWSKFVDKIKSKKAKKKKMKRMEQEMMMRMMAIQDNGCSDDDVSSREGSIRSQQDSDREDSDLENYLTTVQEDMMEFKLSYEMWRVGRWAVSVPHADWEDDELTFTVHLEEKNSPENLQWDIRKTYVDVIYFRNIWQDSTTLPTILPLEESEVDEELKEKARLSVEHFLQELVSDNLIGHTQPVFQFLCPLDKLLNEEEHYEGVWGLLSGLAYFLTPGQEEEEASSPQTEVPREIPVPLSNPGAFTESGVDAPAAIVPTIVISSCGDSSSQPPAEAEAETQTEYAVNSHPSSNGNCTQDKTEDSDNNPLTSHFKMIIKGLSRSKSQESLTSIKSTTDEELPRPDYSPRCSQRRSSHGENAEGPSWLHFGMRSNKKEKVCVKMLNGPIKAKGKEQGTSPRAEDVQGQKSQVDWEQLEATKAIFDLLKEISGNSILINIFDAILKPVMPILKKKVNAFLNKMNPTEVQMAGYIDTARDKQWPEFQPGAPLPPPLPPAPPRTEEDKTKTRERAHELINARCSNYLILKKTDVESVFNLFQDVEDNKKLVYMLLTLLLREFFPKERSLKVAAALINVTNPTN from the exons GAAATTGCAGAGGAAGACTTGACTGATGGAGAGAGCAGGGAGCAGGCCGAACCACTGGAGTCTCAGTATCCACATGTGAAGAGATCTCTGAGGCAAG tgtttgagtgCGTCTATGCTCAGCTCGTGCTGCCATGGTACAGCGCTCCGGAGCCACTCGAGCACCAGCCACTGCACCAGGCGCTCGGCACCGAATTTGACTCCATTATCGACCGCCTCGTCGAGCAAGCCAAAGACTTTGATATTTGCCAGGCGGTCGTGGGATCCATTCATATTCTGACCCAGCACTTGCACGACGCGAAGCAGTCCAGCAG GTACTTGGTCTTGTTCGAAGACGCAGCGGAAGAGGCCGCCGTTCTGCGGGAGTTTTCTGACGCCCTCGTGCGTAACCTGTTCCCCAAATCTCTCTGGAGCCATGGCATCAACCGCTGTGCTCTAAATGAGATTGTTGCTTTAAAGG GGTTTGGCCTGTTGGTGGAATGGCTGTCTGACCCCGACAACCTGAACCAGTTGATCCTGAGTCAGCTCGACAACACCATGCCCAAAGGTTCTGTGGACGATCTGTGCGGTTCAGACCCCGAACAATCCTCCCTGACCTCGGAGGAGAGCAAAGAGGACGGCGAGGACGGGGACGA GAACTCGGAGAAAGCGGAGGTTTCAGCTGGCAGTAGCATCAAGGCCAAAAGGaaag CCAACAAATTAAAGCAAGGATGGTCAAAGTTTGTCGACAAGATCAAGTCCAAGAAggccaaaaagaagaagatgaaaaggATGGAGcaggagatgatgatgaggatgatggcGATCCAGGACAATGGGTGTAGCGATGACGACGTCAGCAGCAGAGAGGGCTCCATTCGCAGTCAGCAGGACTCCGACAGG GAGGACAGCGATCTGGAGAACTATTTAACAACAGTCCAGGAGGACATGATGGAGTTCAAACTGTCCTACGAGATGTGGCGCGTCGGCCGCTGGGCTGTGAGCGTCCCGCAT GCCGACTGGGAGGATGACGAGCTAACCTTCACCGTTCACCTGGAGGAGAAAAACAGCCCCGAAAACCTGCAGTGGGACATCAGGAAGACCTACGTGGACGTGATTTATTTTCGCAACATATGGCAG GACTCAACCACTCTGCCCACAATCCTGCCACTGGAGGAGTCGGAGGTCGACGAGGAGCTCAAAGAAAAAGCTCGACTGTCAGTGGAGCACTTTCTGCAG GAATTAGTCTCTGATAATCTGATCGGCCACACACAACCGGTTTTCCAATTCCTGTGTCCGCTagacaaactgctgaatgaagAGGAACATTATGAAGGAGTGTGGGGCCTTCTCAGTGGCTTGGCCTACTTCCTGACTCCAGgtcaagaggaagaagag GCCTCGAGCCCTCAGACTGAAGTCCCACGGGAAATCCCAGTGCCACTGTCGAACCCTGGCGCCTTCACTGAGAGCGGTGTCGATGCTCCCGCTGCTATTGTGCCGACTATTGTTATCTCCAGTTGTGGGGATTCTTCTTCTCAACCACCAGCGGAGGCAGAAGCAGAAACGCAAACAGAGTACGCCGTGAACTCTCACCCTTCAAGTAATGGAAACTGCACTCAAGACAAAACGGAGGACTCGGACAACAATCCCCTCACCTCTCACTTTAAGATGATTATTAAAGGACTGAGCAGGTCCAAGTCGCAAGAGTCTTTGACCTCGATAAAATCCACCACCGATGAAGAGCTGCCTCGTCCGGACTACTCGCCGCGCTGCAGCCAAAGAAGAAGCTCACACGGGGAGAACGCAGAAGGCCCGTCGTGGCTGCATTTCGGGATGAGGTCAAATAAGAAGGAGAAGGTGTGCGTAAAGATGTTAAATGGACCAATCAAGGCTAAAGGGAAGGAACAGGGCACTTCGCCAAGAGCGGAGGACGTCCAGGGTCAGAAGAGTCAAGTGGACTGGGAGCAGCTGGAGGCGACCAAAGCCATATTTGATCTGCTGAAGGAAATATCTG gcaACTCCATCCTCATAAACATATTTGATGCTATTCTCAAACCTGTTATGCCCATCTTGAAAAA GAAAGTGAACGCTTTCTTGAATAAGATGAACCCCACAGAAGTGCAGATGGCCGGGTACATCGACACTGCGCGAGACAAACAGTGGCCAGAGTTTCAACCAGGagctccccttcctcctcctcttccacctgCTCCTCCTCGCACAGAAGAGGACAAAACCAAAACCAGGGAACGAGCACATGAGCTCATCAATGCCAGAT GTTCAAACTATCTCATTCTAAAGAAGACGGACGTGGAGTCTGTATTTAATCTCTTCCAGGACGTTGAAGATAATAAAAAACTGGTATAT ATGCTTCTCACCTTATTACTGAGGGAATTTTTCCCCAAAGAGCGTTCCCTGAAGGTCGCTGCTGCTTTAATAAATGTGACCAATCCGACCAACTGA